One Sulfurovum zhangzhouensis genomic window, ACACGTATCTGGTGTGTACGTCCTGTTGTGATCTCTACTCTCACCTTGGACTTTTTACCCTGTACTTCATCAGGGATCACTTTTGTATACGCTTTTTTACCGCGTACAGGATCAATCTTTGAAAAGGCCTTACCTTTTTTGATCGTGAGTATTGGGTCATTAATCTCCATTGTGTCATACACTACACCCTCAACCCAGGCGATATACTCTTTTTTTACTCTACGATTCTTGAACTCTTTGACCGCTTTGTCAACGAACTCACGATTTTTTCCAAGTAACAGAACGCCTGAAGTATCTCGATCCAGTCTATGTAACAATTCAGCACCTTCAATTGCATCTTGAATATCATAACTATCTATTTGTGCCGGTTTATTGACCGCAATGATATTCTCATCTTCATAAAGGACTTCTACGTCACTTGGATACTCGATACGAAACTTAGTTTCCGTGTTGATCTGTGCCCTAGCGATCTTTACCTGTTTATCTCCAACAAAGACCAACCCGTTATCAATCAGTGCTTTTGCTCTATTATTGGAAATACCTTCTTGTATTGCCAATACTTTAAATGCTTGTTCCGTAGCCATTGTGTTCCACCCACTCTTTAAATTTTTCTGTTACAGGGAGCTCAATAATCTTTATTTTGCTCTGTGCTCCACTCTTAAAAACAATATCGCTTTTGGCAACTTTGAAACTCTTTGCCAAAAATTTTACCAGTTCCTGGTTCGCTGCACCCTCAACTGCCGGTGCTTTGATTGTAATCTTGATTGCATCTTCGCCATAGATCCCGGAAAATGCATTCTTGCTAGCTGCGGGCTGAGCCTTGATCCTGAGTGTAACATGATCTTCTTTAATACTATAAAACATCTTGTATACTCTCGACGATCGGTGATATATCACTTCTTTGTTTTATCACTGTAGGCTTAAGCAGATTATGCTGCAAAAGTCTACGTGAAAGATTAAATGCTTCAACCACAGCGATACCTTCTATTGCATCAAAAATGTCTTTTTGATTAAAATAGTGTTTACCGGAAATGATCTTACAGCCAAACTGTGCTGCTTCAGCAGCATTATGACCTCCGATAGGCTCAAATGCACCCCCGAGGATCACAATATCGGTTACTGCATAGATATTCACCAGTTCACCTAATCTGTCAACAAGTATGATATCGCTATCTAGACCCTCATCTTGTGAATACCGGTGCCAATTCAATCCATGATACTTGGCAACCTGTGCAATAAGATCTGCGACCTTATCAAAGCGTTCGGGATGTCTTGGAACCAAAATAAGCTTGGCATCATTCTGCTCAGCCTTAAGCTTCATATAGGCATCAAGTATCAATCCCTCTTCCCCCTCATGCGTACTGGCACCGCATACGATCAACCCCGATGGCTTTTGCATTATTTTAGTCGCAGCAGTGAGTTTTGCCAGCTTTATATTTCCGATCACTGCCACATTTTTAGCACCCAGAAGCTCCAAGCGCTCTTTGTCTTTCTGAGTTTGTGCATATACTTCATCAATCGATCTAAATATATGTGCATAAAACCAACGTATCTTATAATACTTTGGAAATGACCTGTCACTCATACGTGCATTGATCAAGAGTGTCTTTGCACCCCTTATTTTTGCCAAAGTAAAAAGCAGATACCAAAATTCTGCCTCCATCACTACCAGTACTTTTTGCGGCTTCAACCAACCAAAGAGTAACGGCTCAAAGGGTAAAAAACGACTTTGATCCGTATAGTGTTTTACTACTTCAAAACCTGTTTGTGTCGTTGTTGTCATACGAAGTGCATCTTGAGGCAACTGTGATACCAAAGGTTTAATTGCCAGTGCTTCTCCAAAACTACAGGAGTGGAACCATACACCATCACTTTTCAACGGACTGTTCTTCCATAGAAAAAATCTTGCAGGTATCGATAGGCGATACTTTTGTTTAAGTGCAAAAAGGAGTAAAAAAGGCAGAGCAGTGACATAAACCACTGCCATAGTACTGCTATAGAGAAAAAAGAAAAGTTTCTCCATAGTCTTTCATTTCATTACGCTTCTGGCGTAACACGCTCGATATAAAGGATTCTTCCACAGTGTGGACAAGTCACAATCTCTTCAGCCTTGATTACTTCAGCATATGTTTTATCATTGAGTTTCATATAACATCCGTAACATGCCTGTTTTTTCACTGGAACTACTGCTGTGTTACCTGCCCAGATACGGATCTTCTCATAAAATGCCAAAACTTTCTGCTCAAGGTTTCTTGTAAGCTCTTCTCTTTTAACGAACAACTCACCTTTTGATTGCTCGATCTCAGCTTTCTCAACATTCACAACTTCAGCAATCGCAGTAAGCTCTTCATTACGTGCTTGCAGTCTCTCTTCTGCTTCTTTTAGAAGTTCTTTCTTTGTCTCATTGATACCTTGAAGTCTTTCGATCTCTTCATTGGCAAAAGTCATCTTCTCTTTTGCAATATCTTCTTCAAGTGAAAGTGCCTGCATCTCTTTTTCAGTGCTGATGTCTTTTGCTTTTTTTGCATTGCTTGCTAACTGTTCATTAAGGATCTTCAACTGTTCATCAAAGCTTTTGACTTTCTCTTCATTTTGAGAAATTTCTTTCGTTAGCGTATCGATCTCTTCTTGTACAGCATCCACTTTTTTCTGTGCTTTTTTTACTTTTTT contains:
- a CDS encoding RluA family pseudouridine synthase, translated to MATEQAFKVLAIQEGISNNRAKALIDNGLVFVGDKQVKIARAQINTETKFRIEYPSDVEVLYEDENIIAVNKPAQIDSYDIQDAIEGAELLHRLDRDTSGVLLLGKNREFVDKAVKEFKNRRVKKEYIAWVEGVVYDTMEINDPILTIKKGKAFSKIDPVRGKKAYTKVIPDEVQGKKSKVRVEITTGRTHQIRVHLASVGHPIVGDEQYGSVTKSKRILLHSAKMCIFDYTFEAPEPQDIRRYK
- a CDS encoding DUF167 domain-containing protein → MFYSIKEDHVTLRIKAQPAASKNAFSGIYGEDAIKITIKAPAVEGAANQELVKFLAKSFKVAKSDIVFKSGAQSKIKIIELPVTEKFKEWVEHNGYGTSI
- the waaA gene encoding lipid IV(A) 3-deoxy-D-manno-octulosonic acid transferase — encoded protein: MEKLFFFLYSSTMAVVYVTALPFLLLFALKQKYRLSIPARFFLWKNSPLKSDGVWFHSCSFGEALAIKPLVSQLPQDALRMTTTTQTGFEVVKHYTDQSRFLPFEPLLFGWLKPQKVLVVMEAEFWYLLFTLAKIRGAKTLLINARMSDRSFPKYYKIRWFYAHIFRSIDEVYAQTQKDKERLELLGAKNVAVIGNIKLAKLTAATKIMQKPSGLIVCGASTHEGEEGLILDAYMKLKAEQNDAKLILVPRHPERFDKVADLIAQVAKYHGLNWHRYSQDEGLDSDIILVDRLGELVNIYAVTDIVILGGAFEPIGGHNAAEAAQFGCKIISGKHYFNQKDIFDAIEGIAVVEAFNLSRRLLQHNLLKPTVIKQRSDISPIVESIQDVL
- a CDS encoding zinc ribbon domain-containing protein yields the protein MNKHLNELIALAKNDQTIDSYAPAIEAADKKVKKAQKKVDAVQEEIDTLTKEISQNEEKVKSFDEQLKILNEQLASNAKKAKDISTEKEMQALSLEEDIAKEKMTFANEEIERLQGINETKKELLKEAEERLQARNEELTAIAEVVNVEKAEIEQSKGELFVKREELTRNLEQKVLAFYEKIRIWAGNTAVVPVKKQACYGCYMKLNDKTYAEVIKAEEIVTCPHCGRILYIERVTPEA